AATGGCACAATTGCATCCTTCAGGCGGTAGTTAAACCCACCCATAATGTCGCACTCCGGGTTAATTTTCACCTGCATGTAAGCACCGCCCACCGTTTCCTCCGCATTACCCTGACGCATATATAAAAGGTGAGGTGTAACCCCGATCATATCTGTTATTTTGATGCGGGTACCGCCATGTATGAGGTAACGCATCGGCAACTTGTGTGTGTTTTCATCTTCAGCCACGAACGGATCTTCCGGCTGCGTAAGGCGTGCTACTGCAACGCCCGCAAATGGATTGAACATATGTTGCGGATCGCCGTCGAAATAGAGCGCTCCGGCACTTGCGTCGAATACCGTTGACGATGTTGCTTTCAATGTTTCGCCAGATGGAATGCTTGGATCAAAACCGGACACCGGGTTGTACTGGCTGCCCATCTGGAATTTCGTTTGGTCAACGCGGCGGTTAATCAATCCCGCCTGCAAACCGAAAACCAGGCGCTGTGAACCTTCGCGGCCAAACTTGATACCGCTGTAGGATACAGATGCCATTCCATTAAAATAATTATAGCCCGCCTCACCGGCTGCCATGTTGAGCGCAGTAATACCGACACCAATGTTTTTCTCGGTGGCCGCATCAAATGATACTGCCGTAGTTGAGTACGGATGGCCAATATTAGTACCTTGTGTACGATGGTTTACGGTAATGCGGTAATCACCGTCGATGATACCCGCCAATGAAGGATTTAACCATAAGGGATAGGCATAATACTGTGCGAAGTGAGGGTCTACCTGGGCCGATGCAAGTTTCGGGAGACAGGCAGCAACGGTCAACATTACGAAGATGGAAACTCTTCTCATATGAATGCTTTTTCTTGGTTCTTAATTTACCGGAATGGATCGCCCGGGGAGGCGCCATTCCGGCTTTATTACATGATCCGCTGGATATGCGGGATTAACGTATAAGTGTTACAGTACCACGTTTGTTGATCTTCGTGCCATCCTGCATGGTCGACACGAACTCATAAACGTATACACCGACAGGCTGCTTCGTACCGCTCATGGTACCATCCCATCCTTTCGCCTTATCTCTCGACTCGAACACCAGCTGACCCCACTTGTTGAAGAGGCGGAAGGTCATGCTTTGGATCGTGTTACCATATACATAAAGGATATCGTTCACACCATCATTGTTCGGCGTAAAGGCGTTCGGGATGAATACTGAGTTACCGTCAGGATTTTCCGATGTACCGGAAGCCCCCAGGAACCAGCCACTATTCGCACAGGCGTTGGCACCTACCGCACGGACCGTCAGCGTCACTGTTTGACCAGGTAACAGGTTTTGTATGGTGTGGGTAGTACCGGTAAGTCCAGAGCTAGGTGTTTGCACCGTTACACCTCCATCAGTCGATACCTGGTAAGCAATGGCGCCTACAACAGCATTCCACTGGAAGGTGATCGATGTTGGCTCGGTATCCAGTACGGTTACGGTCGGCATTGGCAGCGGCGATAATACCGTTACAACTACCGGCATACGTACCAGGCTTACGCAACCACTTGGCAGGGCTGCATCCACATAGTAGGTAGTAGTGGTTGTGAGCAGCGGTGTGATGAACACGTTACCGGTAAATACTGGTGTTGCATCCAACAAACCAGTGTACCAACGGAAGGTCACACCTGGTGTAAGCGACGTAGCAGTGAGCGTATCCCTGTTGTTCGCACAGATGGCCACATCATGACCAACTACTACCGGTGCTACCGGCGAAACAGCAACCGTAGCCGTAGCCTGTGCCCTGGCGCTGCTTACGCAGTTACCACCGGCAACCGCTTCCACATAATAGGTCACATTACCGGAAAGCGCCGTCGTAACGAAAGTAGATCCGGTGAATACCAGGCTACCGCCAGTCGGTGCATCATACCAACGATAAGTGAGGTTCGGCAACGGTGCTTGTATTGCAAAGGTCGCAGTCGCACCCACGCAGGTTGTTACTACACCTGCACTTGCCAGCACCGGTACCGAAGGTGCATCTGCCGCCGTAACAGCTACCACCGTACGGGAAGCACTTACACATGTACCGCTCGTTGTGGCAGCTTCCACATAATAGGTTGTGTTAGCATTGATCGCCGGCGTAGTAAACTGCGGACCTGTAAAGATCAACGTACCACCTGTCGCTGCGTCGTACCACCTGTAAATCAACTGATCGTCCTGAGAAGTAACGCTAAGGGTTGCCGTGTTGCCGCGACAAACATCTACGCTGGCCGACGTAACTGACGGTGGTGCCGGCGTATTGAGAATTTCGACGATCGCCGTCGTTCGGGTTGCACTGTTGCAATTGCCTGCACTCATCGCTTCCACATAGTAGGTAGTTCTGACATTCACCGCTGGTGTGGTAAAATCAGCGCCCGTACCTACCTGATTGCCGCCGGTCGCGGCATCGTACCAGCGATAAGTGAACCCTGGCTGTGGATTTTGTACACTGAAGGTGACACTGTTGCCCGCACATGCAGAGATGTTATTATTAACGAGCACCACTGTTCCGGCACCATTAGATACCGTTACCGATACCGCCGCACGGGTGGCACTGATACAGTTGCCTGTAGTTGCCTGTACATAATAAGTCGTAGTGGCCGACAGCGCTGGCGTTGTGAAGTAAACACTGTCTGCTGCCAGCAGGTTACCGCCTGTAGGTGCATCGTACCACGCGTAGTCAACACCCGCTTGTGGATTCAACACCTGCAGCCTAGCACTGTTGCCCGCACAAATGGTTACACCGGTAGACACAGCCGGTACTAATGGCGCATCTGTTACACTCACCGTAGCCACTGCCCTAGCATTGCTTACGCAACCGCCTGGCTGGCTAGCTTCTACATAGTAAGATGTATTAGCGTTGATCACCGGAGTTGTAAACGTTTCGCCGGTAAATACTACGTTACCACCAACACCCGCATCGTACCAGGTATAAGTAACACCCGTGATCGGGTTATTGATGGCCAGTGTAGTAGTGTTACCACGACAAACGGTAACGTTCGGACTTGTAAGTGTAGGTGTATTCGGTGTCGCATTCGCCGTAATTGATACTGATGCACGGCCGTTGCTGGAACAGTTGTTCGCATTAACGGCAGATACATAGTAAGTCACATTGCCCGTCAGCGGCGGTGTGCTGAAGCTGGTACCAATCGCCAGCGGCGTACCGCCGGTTGGCACGTTGTACCAGGTATATGTAACACCTGCAACAGGATTTTGGATGGAAAGATTGGCAATAGTACCCAAGCAGGTAACTGGTGTCGGGTTGATGATAACCGGCAGACCAGGAGCCGCACTTACGTTGATCACTACCTGCACCCTCGTGCTACCGCCGGCGCATGCGCCACCTGTAGTGGAGGCCTCTGCATAGTAAATAGCGCTGGAGGTAAGTACAGGCGTGGTAAACGATGTACCACTTGCCACTGGTGTACCGCCTGATAGTGACGTATACCAGTTGTACACGGTACCCGCTGCAGGCGTTACTACATTCACTGTAGCAGTGCTGCCCGCACAGATAGATTGGTTAGCATTATCCAGTACTGGTGGCTGTACATTTGTACCAACCGTTACTGTTACGGCCACGCGACCGCTCGCGTTTGCACAGGTGCCGTTATTCGCTTCTGCGTAGTAAACCGTAGTGGTGGTAAGTGCCGGAGTTGTAAACACGCTGTCGCTTGACAGGAGGCTGCCATTCACAGCCGCATCGTACCAACGTACCAGACTACCGTCGGAAGTATTGGCTTTGAGGGTAGCGGTTTGTCCGGCACAAATAGTGGTATTACCACTGGTAATAACGGGCGTCTGCGGAACCGGCCTTACATTCACCGTTACTTGCGTACGGATCGGGTTCGGACAGCCGTTTGATTTACGAACGCTCTCCACGTAATAAGTGGTAACCGCATTCAGCTGTGGTGTGGTGAAGGTGTTACCTGTCGCCAGTGGCGTACCACCGGTTGGCACATCATACCAGTTGATATTGGCAGAATCGGAAGCTGTTGCTGTCAACGTTACTGTTGAACCTGCACATATATTGGCTGGTGCCGCTACTACCGGCGCTGCAATCACGCGGTTGCCATAATAGACTCTCAGTTCGCTGAGTGCGAGCGCAAGACCTGAGTTCAGGCGTATCTCCACCCTGTCGAACGTAGCGGCAGGAGCGAACGATACGATTACCTGGCCTGTTGCACCACCCAGTACATCCAGCTTAATAAGACCATCGTTGAGAGTTACGCGGTCGTTGTTGTAAGTAGCACCATTGTAGGAAGCTACTGTTACCGCACCCAGTAACCCAGCACTGATAACGCTGCCCGGCATTTCCAGTTTCAGGCGAACAGAATCGCCAGGACCGGTAGCGTAAGGGAATACCAGGTTTTGCTGAACATAACCGCCCACACCTAACACCACATTCAGCGATGAATAGTTGTTAAGATCGTTATCGATCGCATTATCAGGGTTCGTTACGGTACAACCGATACAAAGCCCGCTGGTAGTATTTGTTTGTGCAGCTGCGATATCACAACCAGGATTGAAGTTGCGGTCTACATTGATGATAACCGCCGTACGGGCACTGCTCGCACAACCGGTAGCGTTAGACACTGTTTCTACAAAGTAGCGGGTAGTGTTAGAAAGCGCCGGAGTGGTAAAGCTTGTGCCGGTAGCCAGCGGAGAAGTGCTGGTAGAATCTGCATACCAACGGAACGTTACATCCGCTGTAGCAGAAGTCGCGGTAAAGGTAGCTGTTTGACCGTAAGCCACCTGGCCGCTGGCCGGGTTGATCGTAACAGTCGGCGCGGCCGGCCTTGCATTTACCTGTACAGTTACCGCAGTGCGGTTGGTGCTGGAACACTGTCCGGCATCCACACCTGCATAATAAGTAGTATTCGCATTAAGCGCAGGCGTAGTAAATGTATTGCCTGTCGCGATAGCGGTATCTGCAGTTGCGCTTGCATACCATTTAATGGTACCGCCCGCGACATTCGTTGACGCAGAAAGCGTCACGCTGCTGCCTTCACAGGCAACTGGTGCAGTGGTGTTGATCACTGGCGCCGGTGGCACCGCGGTTACATTCACTTGCACAGCAGTGCGCGCAGTGCTGGTACAACCGCCGGCATTCACCGCATCTACATAATAAATTACGGAACTATCGAGTGCTGCAGTCGTGAAGCTGCTGCCTGTAAACAGCGCAGTACCGCCCGTTTGCTGGCTACACCAATTGAAGGTAGCGCCTGCAGGACCAGTAGCCGTGAGTACGGCAGTATTACCTGCGCAGATCGTTACACTCGGACTTGTGACAGTTGGCGCGGTCACAACAGGCGCCACGATTACCCGAACCGCAGAACGTTTCGGATTAGCACAACCGCTCAGTGTACGTACAGATTCTACATAGAATACCGTATCTGCAGTGAGTACAGCAGTTTGATAAGCGTTACCCGTGAAGAATGGCGAACCGCCCGTAGCAGTAGTGTACCAGTTAAAGGTAGCACCCGCCACCGGCGAAGTCACTGCCAGCGAGGCCGTGTTGCCTGCGCAGATCGTAACTGTATCTTCCTGGAAGGTAGGACTTGCTATTTTACGGGACGCGTAATTCAGGTATACAGAAGTAAGCACACCGGCCGCACCTGAATTGAGGCGAATTTCCACCCGGTCGTACGGAGCGGAAGCGGCGAAGGTGAGAACAGCAGTACGCGTATCTGCCAGCAGGCTGAGTTGCAACAGGCTGGAGTTAAGCGACTGACGATCATTATTGAAAGTAGCACCATTGTAAGTAGCTACTTGTACAGTGCTCAGTAAACCGATGTCGGTTAACGATGCAGGCAGCGATATGGAGAAGCTGATGCTATCGCCGGCATTACCTGCATTCGGGAAGATGAGTGTCTGCTGTGCATAACCACCCAGTAATCCAACCCCTACGCGCAGGTCCGAACCGGTAGAGGCGTCGGTATCTACGGCCAGACCCGGATTGTTCACACCGCAAAGCAGGCATATGCCATTTACGCTGTTAGTTTCGGAGGTTGCCGCATCACAAGGCACATCGTTATTGCCGCCGCCGCTCACTACCACTGAAGCAGTGGAGCGAACAAGCGTATTACAACTGGTAGTATTGGATATCGCTTCTACATAATAAGTAGTATTAGCGACTAATGAAGGCGTGGTATAATTAGCACCGGTAAAGATGCTCGTGCCGCCCGATGCCTGTGTAAACCAGTTAAAGGTTACGTCCGGCGTGGCAGACGAAGCCACAAAGCTGGCCGTCTGACCCAGCGCGATGTTGGCGATCGGTGGTGTTACGACTACGTTAGCCGGCGCATCGTTCACTGTTACGTTCACCGCCAGGCGCGAGGTGCTGGCGCAGGTATTGCTGCGGGCTTCTACATAGTAAGTGCTGGAGGTAGATAATCCAGGCGTTGTGAATGTGGCACCGCTGTCGAGTGGAAGACCTCCGGTAGCAGCATTGTACCAGTAGAAGGTTGCGCCTGCAGGCCCGTTCGCGATAAACGTTACGCTGTCGCCCGCACAAGCTGAGAGACTGGCGGCAGTTACTGTCGGCACAGCTGGCGGTGTATTCACCGTTACGGCTACCGGAACGCGTATACCGTTTTCACAACCGAATTTTCCTGTACCTACATAAAAGGTTTGAGAGCTTGTCAACACCGGCGTAGTGTAAGTGGTGGTATTTGATGCCAGCAGATTACCACCTGCAGGTGCATCGTACCAGTTAACTGTAGCGCCCGCAGGAGCGGTAACGCTCAGCGTAGCAGCTGCATTGGTACAAAGGTCTAAATTAGCGCTCGCAGGCATTGCCTGTGGTATGGTTACCGCCGCATAATAAACCCTTAATTGCGGCAATGCACTGATCAGACCATTAATAGATACAAGTACGCCGTTGAAGGCATTTTCTGCCGCGAAGGACACACGATATTTATTAGTGCCGCTGATGAGTTGCAGGTTGATCAGCCCATTGTTCAGACCGCGCGTATCGCCATTAGATGTAGTTCCTGTATAAGTAGTTGCAGTAATAGAAGAGAGTGCCACGGCAGATAATAATGTTCCTGGCGTTTCAAGCACCAGCACAATGCTGTCGCCGGCGGCGTATGTATTCGGGAACTGCAGGAGTTGACCGGAGAAGGCAGCCACGCCTACCCCAGCGAAGATGGTAGATGCAGAACTGGTATCGGTATCCACTGCAAGCGCGGGATCATTTACACCGCAAAGCAGACACACGCCGCTGAGGATCGGGCTCACCTGTTGTGTTGCAAAACTACAAGGCACATTGTTCTGCACGTTTACATTGGCAGTCACCTGTGTGCGGGTAAGGCTGCGGCATCCCTGGTTGGATACTGCTTCGACATAATAACGGGTGGTCAGGAATAAGCCTGGTGTAGTAAAGGTTGTTCCGGTAAATAACGCAGTACCGCCGGTTGCCTGGCTGTACCATGTATAAGTAGCGGAAGGATCCGGACTTTGAACAGTGAACGATGCTGTTTGTCCTGCAGGTATAGTAACGTTCGCAGTTGTTACAGTCGGTGCAGCCGGAGTCGGATTGACAGTAGCAGTTACCGGCACACGGCTAGTGCTGGCGCAACCGGTGGAGGTCAGTGAAGCCTCTGCGTAGTACACGGTTGTACTCGTAAGCGCGGGCGAAGTAAAGGATGTTCCCGTACCGACTTCTGTACCACCAGAAGGCACCGTATACCATTTATAAACAACACCAGGTACCGGGGTCGACACTGTAAAAGTAGCCGTTTGTCCACCGCAAATCACCTGGTTGGCCACGGCGATTACCGGCGTGGCTGGAAGTGGATTTACGTTTACCGTGATGGCAGACCGCGTTGTATTTGTACAATTATCAAGCGACACCTGTGCATAATAGGTGGTTGTTGCAGAAGGCGAAACTGTAAGCGAAGTACCCTGTGGATTGCCTGGCGTAGGCAGCAATGTGCCGCCGGTAGGCGCATCGTACCAGGAGATTACCGCACCTGGTGTAGGCGTAGTAGCCTGTAAGGTTACAGGACTGCCACTACAGGTAGAAATGCTACTGCCTGTCGTAATGGTAGGCGGATTTAGTATTACCCGGTTGTGGTAGGCGTAGTATAGGCGGAAATTGGTTAGGGCCCCTACCAAACCACCGTTAAGCGTAATACGCACACGGTCAAAGTTTTGCGTGGGACGTAATACGATTTCCCCGCGCTGACTGCCTGCCAGCAGGCGAAGCAGTGCGGTGGAGCCGGTGAACGTTTCAACAACGTTGGTATTGTCACCATTATAAGTGGTAACTGTTACACCACCCAGCAGATTGGCAGCCAACACGTCGTTGGAACTGCCGATGCCGATCACCAGCGAGTCGCAGCCCGCATTGGGATTGGCACCCGGGAACAATAACGTTTCGTAAACAGATGAAGCGAGGCCTACCGTTACATTGAACTGCGCATAATCATCCAGGTTGGCGCTGCCTACGGCATTGCCGGGATTATCGACACCACATAGGAGGCAAAGTAAACCACCGACGCCGGTCGACTGATTATTAGCATACACGCGTTGAGAATAAGCGTCGCCGGCCGGCAGCATAGCCAGCAGCAAACAGCTCATAACGACAGTAAATACGCGCCAAAGGCTTTTAGGAGTAGCTTTTGAACTCATAGCGAACAATGGTTAAAAAATATAAATGAACAGATATACTGCAGCCACCGGTTGGGGCAACTGTAGCGATGAAGGGTAGTAGGGAAGAATAATGGATCTCACATTCGGTTTCAGATGTCTTCCAGCAACACGCCTACACGAAAGTAGGCTGCATATTGTGTTCAGTAAGTGTTCTTTCTCGTTCATTTAGCGACCACCCTGAACGCGTCGTTCAGTTTTGTTCATTCTGTTCATTTTTGTTCATTCATGCAAATTTTTTATTCATTTTCCGTTCATCCCAATCACCCCGATGATCAATTTTTGCGTCTTTATATTGAGTAAGCAACTATTACACTACTGTTCAAAACTGAATCGCATGAAATCTAATTTAATTCTGAAGACGCCCCACTGGCTCGCAAAGCACTGATTAACAAACAAAAACAACTTACCAGAATAGCAAAACTATCATCCGAAGAATAATCTCTCATACCAGTTTCACAACTGTTAGTATGTTTTTACAGAACCTAAAAAACACGATTGAAGATTGTGTGTATTTTACTTATGAAGAAAAACGTGTCCTACTCTGAAAAAACTGAAAATCCGTGGTGCTACATTAGCCGTACATATGACTTTATAGCCCTGATTGCCGAATCCAATTGTGAAATCCATTAATTGTCCCCGTATGATTGATCTGTCGTATGATTTCATCGTAACGCTGCAAAACGAAGTTCTTCGCCGATTTGGTGTCAATCAGTTAATTCCGGGCCACTGTAAACCTTTATCAGAGGCCATTCTTGAGGTTACCGGAAAACTGATCAGTGAAACTACTTTAAAACGCTTCTTCGGATTTGCCATCGCACAACATAGCTTTTCACGTTTCACACTCAATGTATTGGCGCAATATTGCCAGTACAAAGACTGGGACGATTTTCAGGCACATTACTATCGCCGCACGGCCTCTACCGACACAAGTGAACACCCTGCCAGCCAGGAAAAATGGATCGAGATCCGCGCAAAAGCGAATGCTGTTTCCCACTACACATTACTTACATTAAAGAACCGGTCAGGCATTCCGTTCCTGAGTACGGTACCAAGACAGTATTGCCTGTCCCACACCGAACGCTTCCTCGAAAGCGATTGCGTTGCCTCGGTCTTTATTGCTCCGTCTGGCTGGGGTAAATCATTGGCCCTCGTGCATACCGCCGAACACTTTTGGCTCGGAAAAGACGCACTCTATAAAAAAGATATCTGCTGGTTCATTCACGCACACGCGGCAGGCAACCTGCTACTGAAAGGCTTTTCACTGGCCTCCTGGCTCGATAACCAACTACACCTCAACCAGGGCGAAACATTCCGGGATTATTTTGAACAATACTTTGGTGAAAAAGGAGGCAGACTTATTCTAATTATTGATGGGTTTGATGAGATCGCGCTTGGAGCCGATAAACTAAAACTGCTGTATACAAAACTGGAAGACTTCGTTTACGCCAACGGATTACACCGCTGGCTAAAAGTGATACTCAGTATTCGCTCCAGCACCTGGGGTGAAGTATTTCAACAGGCGCAACAATACCCGGCGTTTCGCAGGTATTGGTACCTGGGACAGGAGATGGACGAGGAATGTAATATTAATATACCACAGTTAACTGAACAGGATGTAAAAACTGTACTCTATAATTGTAAGTTCGAACCTGCTACTGTACGTACCTTCAGCGACGGATTCCTGCAAAAGCTGAAACACCCTTATTATTTGCAACTGTTCTGTCAGCTGAACGATTCGCCGGAACAAACGTTCATCGACGAAAACTTAAGCCTGTTCGAGATCACATCACGGTTTATACAAAACAGGGTGTTCAACTCTTCGAGCAACAGCTTCAAAATACAGATCATTTATAAGCTGCTCGACCTGCTGGATATGGGCCGTAACGGGCAGTATGCAGATAAGAGTGTATTGCTGAACAAAAACGCAGAACTGTTCCCGGCGTACAAAGAACTAATTGCCGATAATATATTGGTAGAAGAGAACCTGAGCCAGGAGATCATGTTTCATGTGAAGGTTCGGTTTGCGCACAACTTCCTGCTTGAGTACTTCACGGCCATGCATTTCATTCTTGAGAACAACATGCAGATCTCGGAGGAAATGTTGCAGAAGGTGGTAAACTACTTCCCGCAGTCACCCTTCCGTATTGCCGTGTTTAAGTGGCTGCTTCGTTATGCGATTACACAACAGAACGTTGTCGCCATCCAGCAAATATTTGTGCTTCCACTGATGGTCGTAGAAAAAGCGAACCTGCTCGAATATCTCGTATTGCATTATCAACATGAAGATAATAAGCATACGATGTTGAAGAACATTTTTCCGCCGGAGTATTTCCGCAAACACCCGATCAGTTCCTTTATCAGCGACGACTTTGTACACTTTAAAAAACGCAAAGTGTTGAACTCTCTGATGGGACTGGCAGAAGCGTCGGACGACAAGTTAAAGATCAAGAGTAACCTGTTCGTCATGGCGCTGATACAGCTGGATGCAGAGCAGTGTGAAATTGAACTGAATAACATCAAAAAGATATGCTCGGCCGAACCGACCATGAGTGAACAGTGGATTACGCCTTACGAGGCCTTTCTGTTCATTTATGAGTACCTGAAGTTCGGCATCCGTAATAAAGAGATTGAAGACAAAGTATATAGCTATGCGCGTAAGTGGAGCTTCGCCGCCGGCAAACCCTTTACCGTGCCGGATGAGATCGTGTACCGGGCCATGTGTTATATCTTTTTGATTTTGGGAGATGATGCGCAGATGTTGCACTTTACGCAACGGTTGTTTCAACACTACCCGTCTATCCTGTTCTCTAAAACCGATCCGTTCCGCCTCATGATGCTGTGCTGGAAAGCGCAGGCGCACCTTAATACAGGCAACCTGGATGCAGCGAAACGCATCAGCTCACATGTTGAAAAAATCCTGAAGCAATACTACTCGGCCGACTTCTTTAACGCTAAGCTGGTCGACATCCTGCACAAGATTATTTATGCAGAGATTTGTTTCCAGGAAAAAGATTATAGTAAAGCCATCCGTATTTCGGAAATGGCAATGGACAGTGCGCAACGACTCGACTTCAAATTGTTTTCGCTGAAAAACTTTGCCACGCTGCACAAAATTTACCAGCAGCTGGAAATGGAAAAACAAAAGCGCGATGCCCTGCAAAAAGTGGAGATCATTCGAGAGGGTACCACCTTTAAACAGGCGGTAGTGTACCTGGTTGGTATAGCCTGATAGCTTGTTGTAATCCTTATAAATGCACGCTCCCCGCTCCTGAAAGGACGGGGAGTTTTTTTAAGCGGGCCCGGCGGATAAGGTGTTCATAATGAAGCAGGAACGCCTTTTACGGTTAATCCAACGTCAGTTATAAATTAATTACTTTTGATTAGTATCCATTTTCTGGCATAATTTTAAGGTTTTAAAGGGCCATGGCGATTGACGAAAGGAAATATAGCACCATACAAATGTTCCTGCTCAACTTGTTGAGCCTCCTCACTTTATTACCCCTGGCACCCTTTATTAACAGGTTTCTTCCGCCGATTTCGCTGGGCGCGTTGCACATCGACCTGTTCCTGTCTATACTCCTCGCATTCCTGTTCACCCGGCTACTGTTGTGGATCTTTAAACCTTTGATCATACCGGCTTTCGTGCTGGTAATGACGGTACTGATCATTAACCTGTTCCGCGACAGCTATACGTTTACACATGTGCTGAACGACTATAAAGGCATGGTGCAGGGCAACTGGGGTTCGCGCGATAACAAGGCGAGCGACATCCTCAGCTTTTACCCGCGCAAAGTGGAGACTTACCGCGACAAAACGGTGAAAGGCATCCGCGCTAAGATGACTTATAAAGATTCGGTGGTGAGAAACTTTGCGGTACAGCACTCGCTCGATTACTTTGACGACTATTTTCCAAAGTATGGCAAGATCGTGCGGTACCTGTCCGTTTACAAATACATCCGGCTGAACTTCAAGTATGTGAATGACGTGCTGCGCGATGAATACTTTGCTACGCCGCAGGAAACCATCCAGAACGGTATGGGAGGCGATTGCGACGACCATTCGATCCTCATGGCCTCCTGCCTGGAAGCGATCGGCGCACGGTGCAGGGTGGTGTTGATACAGGGGCACGCCTATCCCGAGTTATACTGTGGCAATAAAGAAAACTTTGAACTGATCAAACAAGCGATCGTACACTTGTTTCCCCATCCCCCGGTAAAAGAAATTAACTACCACGAATCAAAGGGTGAATACTGGATCAACCTGGATTATAGTGCCATGAACCCAGGTGGGCCTTACCTCAACGACAAAGTATACGCTTTGATCGAAACCAATTAATCTACGACTTTATGGATGATGATCTCCACCCGCCGGTTTTGCTGCCGGCCTTCGGACGTCGTATTGGTGGCCACAGGACGTTTTTCACCTTCGCCGGCGATGTACCGCACCTTATCTGCATATCCTTTCATACCCATAAACGTGGCGACCGTACTGGCACGGCGGCGCGATAAATCCTCGTTATAGGCATCCGTTCCGTTATTATC
This genomic interval from Chitinophaga horti contains the following:
- a CDS encoding gliding motility-associated C-terminal domain-containing protein, translating into MSSKATPKSLWRVFTVVMSCLLLAMLPAGDAYSQRVYANNQSTGVGGLLCLLCGVDNPGNAVGSANLDDYAQFNVTVGLASSVYETLLFPGANPNAGCDSLVIGIGSSNDVLAANLLGGVTVTTYNGDNTNVVETFTGSTALLRLLAGSQRGEIVLRPTQNFDRVRITLNGGLVGALTNFRLYYAYHNRVILNPPTITTGSSISTCSGSPVTLQATTPTPGAVISWYDAPTGGTLLPTPGNPQGTSLTVSPSATTTYYAQVSLDNCTNTTRSAITVNVNPLPATPVIAVANQVICGGQTATFTVSTPVPGVVYKWYTVPSGGTEVGTGTSFTSPALTSTTVYYAEASLTSTGCASTSRVPVTATVNPTPAAPTVTTANVTIPAGQTASFTVQSPDPSATYTWYSQATGGTALFTGTTFTTPGLFLTTRYYVEAVSNQGCRSLTRTQVTANVNVQNNVPCSFATQQVSPILSGVCLLCGVNDPALAVDTDTSSASTIFAGVGVAAFSGQLLQFPNTYAAGDSIVLVLETPGTLLSAVALSSITATTYTGTTSNGDTRGLNNGLINLQLISGTNKYRVSFAAENAFNGVLVSINGLISALPQLRVYYAAVTIPQAMPASANLDLCTNAAATLSVTAPAGATVNWYDAPAGGNLLASNTTTYTTPVLTSSQTFYVGTGKFGCENGIRVPVAVTVNTPPAVPTVTAASLSACAGDSVTFIANGPAGATFYWYNAATGGLPLDSGATFTTPGLSTSSTYYVEARSNTCASTSRLAVNVTVNDAPANVVVTPPIANIALGQTASFVASSATPDVTFNWFTQASGGTSIFTGANYTTPSLVANTTYYVEAISNTTSCNTLVRSTASVVVSGGGNNDVPCDAATSETNSVNGICLLCGVNNPGLAVDTDASTGSDLRVGVGLLGGYAQQTLIFPNAGNAGDSISFSISLPASLTDIGLLSTVQVATYNGATFNNDRQSLNSSLLQLSLLADTRTAVLTFAASAPYDRVEIRLNSGAAGVLTSVYLNYASRKIASPTFQEDTVTICAGNTASLAVTSPVAGATFNWYTTATGGSPFFTGNAYQTAVLTADTVFYVESVRTLSGCANPKRSAVRVIVAPVVTAPTVTSPSVTICAGNTAVLTATGPAGATFNWCSQQTGGTALFTGSSFTTAALDSSVIYYVDAVNAGGCTSTARTAVQVNVTAVPPAPVINTTAPVACEGSSVTLSASTNVAGGTIKWYASATADTAIATGNTFTTPALNANTTYYAGVDAGQCSSTNRTAVTVQVNARPAAPTVTINPASGQVAYGQTATFTATSATADVTFRWYADSTSTSPLATGTSFTTPALSNTTRYFVETVSNATGCASSARTAVIINVDRNFNPGCDIAAAQTNTTSGLCIGCTVTNPDNAIDNDLNNYSSLNVVLGVGGYVQQNLVFPYATGPGDSVRLKLEMPGSVISAGLLGAVTVASYNGATYNNDRVTLNDGLIKLDVLGGATGQVIVSFAPAATFDRVEIRLNSGLALALSELRVYYGNRVIAAPVVAAPANICAGSTVTLTATASDSANINWYDVPTGGTPLATGNTFTTPQLNAVTTYYVESVRKSNGCPNPIRTQVTVNVRPVPQTPVITSGNTTICAGQTATLKANTSDGSLVRWYDAAVNGSLLSSDSVFTTPALTTTTVYYAEANNGTCANASGRVAVTVTVGTNVQPPVLDNANQSICAGSTATVNVVTPAAGTVYNWYTSLSGGTPVASGTSFTTPVLTSSAIYYAEASTTGGACAGGSTRVQVVINVSAAPGLPVIINPTPVTCLGTIANLSIQNPVAGVTYTWYNVPTGGTPLAIGTSFSTPPLTGNVTYYVSAVNANNCSSNGRASVSITANATPNTPTLTSPNVTVCRGNTTTLAINNPITGVTYTWYDAGVGGNVVFTGETFTTPVINANTSYYVEASQPGGCVSNARAVATVSVTDAPLVPAVSTGVTICAGNSARLQVLNPQAGVDYAWYDAPTGGNLLAADSVYFTTPALSATTTYYVQATTGNCISATRAAVSVTVSNGAGTVVLVNNNISACAGNSVTFSVQNPQPGFTYRWYDAATGGNQVGTGADFTTPAVNVRTTYYVEAMSAGNCNSATRTTAIVEILNTPAPPSVTSASVDVCRGNTATLSVTSQDDQLIYRWYDAATGGTLIFTGPQFTTPAINANTTYYVEAATTSGTCVSASRTVVAVTAADAPSVPVLASAGVVTTCVGATATFAIQAPLPNLTYRWYDAPTGGSLVFTGSTFVTTALSGNVTYYVEAVAGGNCVSSARAQATATVAVSPVAPVVVGHDVAICANNRDTLTATSLTPGVTFRWYTGLLDATPVFTGNVFITPLLTTTTTYYVDAALPSGCVSLVRMPVVVTVLSPLPMPTVTVLDTEPTSITFQWNAVVGAIAYQVSTDGGVTVQTPSSGLTGTTHTIQNLLPGQTVTLTVRAVGANACANSGWFLGASGTSENPDGNSVFIPNAFTPNNDGVNDILYVYGNTIQSMTFRLFNKWGQLVFESRDKAKGWDGTMSGTKQPVGVYVYEFVSTMQDGTKINKRGTVTLIR